A genome region from Pieris brassicae chromosome W, ilPieBrab1.1, whole genome shotgun sequence includes the following:
- the LOC123718313 gene encoding uncharacterized protein LOC123718313, whose product MEDLKKSLRDVSEMVSTRMEEFQQRLIAAQYRSPSLEQTPLARELETFESFVLFCLENLQSQMAILFRVQDEQEMRSRRKCLLLHGVNEAKDESPASIANMISILLKCPNVTECLTRCHRVGLRSNEKPRPILLKFREHADKLRIWAAKTSLKGTGITLSEFLTKTRHSLFMEARKRFGVSKCWTQDGRVQVFGADGKLRRISSLKELDSVPGSIPSSSAADDAKRTRDMTRNKKVPKKGH is encoded by the coding sequence ATGGAGGATCTTAAAAAGTCTTTAAGGGATGTATCCGAAATGGTGTCTACCAGAATGGAGGAGTTCCAGCAGCGCCTTATTGCAGCTCAGTATAGGTCCCCATCGCTGGAACAAACTCCACTTGCTAGGGAGTTGGAAACATTTGAAAGTTTTGTTCTATTCTGCCTAGAGAATCTCCAGTCTCAGATGGCGATTCTGTTTAGAGTGCAGGATGAGCAAGAGATGCGTAGTAGGCGAAAGTGTCTGTTGCTGCATGGAGTAAATGAAGCGAAGGATGAAAGCCCGGCCTCCATTGCAAATATGATATCCATCCTTTTAAAGTGTCCAAATGTCACGGAGTGCCTTACCCGTTGCCATCGAGTAGGATTAAGATCCAATGAAAAGCCTAGgcctatattattaaagtttcgtGAACATGCCGATAAGTTAAGGATCTGGGCTGCCAAGACTAGCCTTAAAGGCACTGGTATAACCTTGTCTGAGTTCCTAACAAAAACAAGGCACTCACTATTTATGGAGGCGAGAAAGCGGTTTGGTGTCTCAAAATGTTGGACCCAGGATGGACGTGTACAAGTGTTTGGGGCTGATGGGAAACTTCGCCGCATCTCTTCGTTGAAGGAACTTGATTCAGTCCCGGGCAGCATCCCGTCATCGTCCGCAGCTGATGATGCAAAGCGAACAAGAGACATGACCCGTAATAAGAAGGTTCCAAAGAAGGGTCATTAA